A part of Vibrio sp. B1FLJ16 genomic DNA contains:
- a CDS encoding DNA polymerase Y family protein, with the protein MSLWIYLHFPRLQLDTLFGDNQEQPVVIVESQRGRIIQYNDIAEQQGIKPNMGLGSAASLCRGLQVHPYHPKTELNKLQEIAQWLYLITSDVVLMPNKGLLLRATPMLSLYEGLQNYWHKVTSHLGTLKLTFQFGCGFSPFAAKLMALSGSNQLTENSEFIQQSLSLVPLTLTDLSTVTVDKLQRVGVSTLQDLLELPLQDIARRFDIDLVNYVGRLTGQFRHPVDFYHPTESFQVYLELLFELENVQWIEKPLVKLLRQLETFLKLRNKVAFELRLTLHQRDKQEQHLQLTSAQGDYLSQRWLQLASLNLGSLALNGPVIGLSLQVIRQGEPISSACDLFAGQKGQMNNLELLSLLQAKLGKSAVLKPNITCDPRPEKACQYRPADEPDVTISAIPHLFRPAMQLPAPIPLQEQVALVHGPERIVSGWWDGDEIMRDYYIAHTKQGRWLWVFRDQHKHWFLHGYFC; encoded by the coding sequence ATGTCTTTGTGGATTTATTTACACTTCCCTCGCCTGCAATTGGACACCCTGTTTGGTGATAATCAGGAGCAGCCGGTAGTGATTGTCGAAAGCCAGCGCGGCCGCATCATTCAATACAATGACATTGCAGAGCAGCAAGGTATTAAACCCAATATGGGGCTAGGCAGTGCAGCATCTTTGTGCCGAGGCTTACAAGTGCATCCTTATCATCCGAAAACCGAGCTGAATAAATTGCAGGAGATTGCACAATGGCTGTATCTGATCACATCTGATGTTGTACTGATGCCCAATAAGGGGCTCTTACTACGCGCAACGCCAATGCTCAGTCTCTATGAAGGGTTGCAAAACTACTGGCATAAAGTCACTTCTCACCTAGGCACTTTAAAACTGACGTTTCAGTTTGGTTGTGGGTTTTCGCCATTCGCCGCCAAGCTAATGGCACTGTCCGGAAGTAACCAACTGACTGAGAACAGTGAATTCATCCAGCAATCCCTTAGTCTTGTACCTTTGACACTGACTGATTTATCCACGGTAACAGTTGATAAATTGCAGCGTGTCGGCGTAAGTACATTACAAGATCTACTTGAGTTGCCGCTACAAGACATCGCCCGGCGATTTGATATTGATTTAGTTAACTACGTCGGTCGGCTAACAGGCCAGTTCAGACACCCTGTCGATTTTTATCATCCAACAGAATCATTTCAGGTCTATCTGGAGCTGTTATTTGAACTCGAAAATGTTCAGTGGATCGAAAAGCCGCTAGTGAAGTTACTTCGTCAGCTAGAAACTTTTCTCAAGCTGAGAAATAAAGTCGCCTTTGAGCTGCGTTTAACGCTTCACCAACGAGATAAACAGGAACAGCATCTTCAGCTCACTTCCGCGCAAGGTGACTATTTATCCCAACGCTGGTTGCAACTCGCTAGTTTGAACCTGGGATCTCTGGCGCTCAATGGTCCTGTGATTGGCCTGTCTTTACAAGTGATTCGCCAGGGCGAACCAATCAGCAGTGCTTGCGATCTGTTTGCCGGACAAAAAGGCCAGATGAACAACTTAGAACTGCTCTCGCTACTGCAAGCGAAACTAGGGAAAAGTGCTGTACTCAAGCCGAACATCACTTGCGATCCAAGGCCAGAAAAAGCCTGCCAATATCGTCCTGCCGATGAGCCTGACGTTACCATTTCGGCTATTCCCCATTTATTTCGACCAGCGATGCAATTACCCGCACCGATACCACTTCAGGAGCAAGTTGCTCTGGTACATGGTCCTGAGCGAATTGTTTCAGGTTGGTGGGATGGCGATGAAATCATGCGCGATTACTACATAGCGCATACCAAACAAGGCCGCTGGCTATGGGTGTTTCGCGATCAGCACAAACACTGGTTTCTTCACGGATATTTTTGTTAA
- the rpsA gene encoding 30S ribosomal protein S1, producing the protein MTESFAQLFEEFLNETEFQQGSIVKGTVVAIENGFVLVDAGLKSESAIPAEQFKNAAGELEVEVGAEVDVALDAVEDGFGETQLSREKAKRHEAWIVLEKAYEEAETVVGIINGKVKGGFTVELNGIRAFLPGSLVDVRPIRDTAHLENKELEFKVIKLDQKRNNVVVSRRAVIESENSVERDELLETLQEGSEVKGIVKNLTDYGAFVDLGGVDGLLHITDMAWKRVKHPSEIVNVGDEIQVKVLKFDRERTRVSLGLKQLGEDPWVAIAKRYPEGHKLTGRVTNLTDYGCFVEIEEGVEGLVHVSEMDWTNKNIHPSKVVNVGDEVEVMVLEIDEERRRISLGLKQCKANPWQSFAEAQAKGDKVTGKIKSITDFGIFIGLEGGIDGLVHLSDISWNVAGEEAVREYKKGDEISAVVLAVDAERERISLGVKQMENDPFNAYVADNKKGTLVNATVTAVDAKGATVEIAEGVEGYIRASEVSRDRVEDASLILSAGDVVEAKFTGVDRKNRVINLSIKAKDEAEEQEAMASINKQDEAAFGNAMADAFKAAKGE; encoded by the coding sequence ATGACTGAATCTTTTGCTCAACTCTTTGAAGAGTTTCTAAACGAAACAGAATTCCAACAAGGCAGCATCGTTAAAGGTACTGTAGTAGCTATCGAGAACGGTTTCGTTCTTGTTGACGCTGGTCTTAAGTCTGAATCTGCTATCCCTGCTGAACAGTTCAAGAACGCTGCTGGCGAACTTGAAGTTGAAGTTGGCGCTGAAGTAGACGTAGCTCTAGACGCTGTTGAAGATGGTTTCGGTGAAACTCAACTTTCTCGTGAGAAAGCTAAGCGTCACGAAGCTTGGATCGTTCTTGAGAAAGCTTACGAAGAAGCTGAAACTGTTGTTGGTATCATCAACGGTAAAGTTAAAGGCGGTTTCACTGTTGAACTAAACGGTATCCGTGCTTTCCTTCCTGGCTCTCTAGTAGACGTACGTCCAATCCGTGACACTGCTCACCTAGAAAACAAAGAGCTAGAGTTCAAAGTTATCAAACTTGACCAAAAACGTAACAACGTAGTTGTTTCACGTCGTGCTGTTATCGAATCTGAGAACAGCGTTGAGCGTGACGAGCTTCTAGAAACTCTACAAGAAGGTTCTGAAGTTAAAGGTATCGTTAAGAACCTTACTGACTACGGTGCGTTCGTTGACCTAGGTGGCGTTGACGGTCTTCTACATATCACAGATATGGCTTGGAAGCGCGTTAAGCACCCATCTGAAATCGTTAACGTTGGTGACGAGATCCAAGTTAAAGTTCTTAAGTTCGACCGTGAGCGTACTCGCGTATCACTAGGTCTTAAGCAACTAGGCGAAGATCCATGGGTAGCAATCGCTAAGCGTTACCCAGAAGGTCACAAACTAACAGGTCGCGTAACTAACCTAACTGACTACGGCTGCTTTGTTGAAATCGAAGAAGGCGTTGAAGGTCTAGTTCACGTTTCAGAAATGGATTGGACTAACAAGAACATCCACCCATCTAAAGTTGTTAATGTTGGCGACGAAGTTGAGGTTATGGTTCTTGAAATCGACGAAGAACGTCGTCGTATCTCTCTAGGTCTGAAACAGTGTAAAGCTAACCCATGGCAGTCATTCGCTGAAGCACAAGCTAAAGGCGACAAAGTTACTGGTAAGATCAAGTCTATCACTGACTTCGGTATCTTTATCGGTCTAGAAGGCGGCATCGACGGTCTAGTTCACCTATCTGACATTTCTTGGAATGTTGCTGGCGAAGAAGCAGTACGTGAGTACAAGAAAGGCGACGAGATCTCTGCAGTTGTTCTAGCAGTAGATGCTGAGCGTGAGCGTATCTCTCTAGGCGTTAAGCAAATGGAAAACGACCCATTCAATGCTTACGTTGCTGACAACAAGAAAGGTACTCTAGTTAACGCTACAGTAACTGCTGTTGACGCTAAAGGTGCTACTGTTGAAATCGCAGAAGGCGTTGAAGGTTACATCCGTGCTTCTGAAGTATCTCGCGACCGCGTAGAAGATGCTTCTCTAATCCTAAGCGCTGGTGATGTTGTTGAAGCTAAGTTCACAGGTGTAGACCGTAAGAACCGCGTTATCAACCTATCTATCAAAGCTAAAGATGAAGCTGAAGAGCAAGAAGCAATGGCATCTATCAACAAGCAAGACGAAGCTGCTTTTGGTAATGCAATGGCTGACGCTTTCAAAGCTGCTAAAGGCGAATAA
- the imuA gene encoding translesion DNA synthesis-associated protein ImuA, whose protein sequence is MQDIIQHLKSQHLVWQANLTKADSHQFLNSSGFPELDTLLGGGFPPHGVVEMESVGSIGELRLLAPYLKSSMTKGVTAFIQPPALMNSLFLHSIGLDINQVWIVTPEHQRDALWAAEQCLKSGVCTNVLLWQDELEIHQVKRLQVASEQGACPLFMLKPNMTNRLSLPVSLSLKLQGHEQGVSVEVLKRKGGWSKGQIDINFRHHYPQLVVPTKGGTPSTVVRFPLVNQG, encoded by the coding sequence ATGCAAGATATTATTCAGCACTTAAAAAGCCAACACCTTGTTTGGCAAGCAAATTTAACCAAGGCGGACTCACATCAGTTCCTCAACAGCTCTGGCTTTCCTGAGCTGGATACTTTGCTCGGTGGTGGCTTTCCACCTCATGGCGTGGTTGAAATGGAATCTGTCGGCAGCATTGGCGAGTTGCGCCTGTTAGCTCCTTATTTGAAATCCTCTATGACCAAGGGGGTAACCGCGTTTATTCAGCCACCAGCCCTGATGAATTCACTCTTTCTGCACAGTATTGGCTTGGACATCAATCAGGTCTGGATCGTCACTCCAGAGCATCAGCGCGATGCGCTATGGGCTGCGGAGCAATGTCTTAAAAGTGGTGTATGTACCAATGTTTTGTTGTGGCAGGACGAGCTTGAGATCCATCAGGTCAAGCGTCTGCAGGTGGCTAGTGAACAAGGAGCTTGTCCTCTATTTATGCTCAAGCCAAATATGACAAATCGCTTATCTTTACCAGTCTCACTAAGTTTGAAGCTACAAGGCCATGAACAAGGTGTCAGTGTTGAAGTATTAAAGCGTAAAGGTGGTTGGAGCAAAGGCCAGATTGACATTAACTTCCGACATCATTACCCACAATTGGTGGTACCAACTAAGGGGGGCACTCCGTCGACTGTCGTACGCTTCCCTCTAGTCAATCAGGGGTAA
- the ihfB gene encoding integration host factor subunit beta, with protein MTKSELIERLCAEQTHLSAKEVEDAVKDILEHMASTLESGDRIEIRGFGSFSLHYREPRVGRNPKTGDKVELDGKYVPHFKPGKELRERVNIGS; from the coding sequence ATGACTAAGTCTGAACTGATTGAAAGACTCTGTGCTGAGCAAACACATTTATCAGCAAAAGAGGTAGAGGATGCTGTAAAAGATATTTTAGAGCACATGGCCTCTACACTGGAGAGTGGTGACCGTATTGAGATCCGCGGCTTCGGTAGTTTTTCTCTTCATTACCGCGAACCTCGCGTAGGTCGTAACCCTAAAACGGGTGACAAAGTGGAATTAGACGGTAAGTACGTTCCGCATTTTAAACCTGGCAAAGAACTTCGTGAGCGCGTCAATATTGGTAGTTAA
- a CDS encoding chemotaxis protein CheV — MSGVLNTVDQRTNLVGENRLELLLFTLNSRQLFAINVFKVKEVIKLPPLTKLPGSHHNIRGVASLRGEAVPVIDLRSSIGFPPLRGEAEEENLIVTEYNRTIQGFLVGSVRNIVNTAWTEIQPPPSTTGRSNYLTAITQIKDGDASQIVEIIDVEKVLAEIVHYDVTISADVLDQELSDAMVGRNVLIVDDSSTARNQVRDTLSQLGVNIIECCDGLEALTVLKRWCDEGKDVEKELLMMITDAEMPEMDGYKLTYEVRNDPRMANLFITLNTSLSGSFNEAMVQKVGCDRLISKFQPDLLVEVAQDRLRQILTSNA; from the coding sequence AGTTGGTGAGAACCGACTAGAGCTTTTGCTGTTCACGTTGAATAGTCGTCAATTGTTTGCGATTAATGTGTTCAAAGTAAAAGAAGTAATAAAGCTTCCACCATTAACTAAACTTCCGGGTTCTCATCATAATATCCGTGGTGTGGCTTCTTTGAGAGGAGAGGCGGTGCCTGTCATTGACCTGCGTAGTTCGATTGGTTTTCCTCCATTGCGTGGTGAAGCGGAAGAGGAAAATCTGATCGTGACAGAGTATAACCGCACGATCCAAGGCTTCTTGGTTGGCTCGGTCAGAAACATCGTGAATACTGCATGGACGGAAATTCAGCCGCCGCCTTCGACTACCGGGCGTTCGAACTACCTGACGGCTATCACTCAGATTAAAGACGGTGATGCTTCTCAAATTGTTGAAATTATTGATGTTGAAAAAGTACTGGCAGAAATTGTGCATTACGATGTCACTATTTCTGCCGATGTGCTTGATCAGGAGCTGTCCGATGCGATGGTTGGACGCAATGTATTGATTGTCGATGATTCATCGACCGCTCGTAACCAGGTGCGTGATACGCTTTCTCAGCTGGGTGTGAATATCATCGAATGCTGTGATGGTTTAGAGGCGTTAACGGTTCTTAAACGTTGGTGCGATGAAGGCAAAGATGTTGAGAAAGAACTGCTGATGATGATTACTGATGCAGAAATGCCAGAGATGGACGGCTATAAGCTGACGTACGAAGTCCGTAATGATCCTCGCATGGCTAATTTATTCATCACGTTAAATACCTCTCTTAGCGGCAGCTTTAACGAAGCCATGGTGCAGAAAGTGGGTTGCGACCGGTTGATTTCTAAGTTCCAGCCAGACCTGTTGGTAGAAGTCGCACAAGACAGACTGCGTCAGATCCTCACGTCAAACGCATAA
- the sohB gene encoding protease SohB, producing MEFILDYGLFLAKVVTVVAAIVVLIILVKSAGGKSGAEKGELEITNLSKKHKQSVEQLEHHLHDEAFIKARDKAVKKEEKEKNKSREKEIKQANKEGALDTKREPHLFVLDFHGSIDAKEVKSLREEITAILAVAREGDEVLLRLESGGGMVHGYGLASSQLDRIKAAGLPLTIAVDKVAASGGYMMACVADKIVSAPFAIVGSIGVIAQIPNFNKLLKKHDIDYEQLTAGEYKRTLTMFGENTDKARDKFKQELEETHGLFKDFIRDRRPSLELEKVATGEHWFGIQAKERGLVDEIGTSDDLVVAACKDKTVLAVHYVPKKKLADKLVGVAGKVADSVILKLAERGQKPIV from the coding sequence TTGGAATTTATATTAGATTACGGTCTGTTTCTGGCCAAGGTTGTTACAGTCGTTGCTGCTATTGTTGTCCTGATTATTCTTGTTAAATCGGCTGGCGGAAAGTCAGGCGCAGAGAAAGGTGAACTTGAGATAACTAACCTTTCTAAGAAGCATAAACAGTCTGTTGAACAGTTAGAGCATCATTTACATGATGAGGCTTTCATCAAAGCACGTGATAAAGCGGTTAAGAAAGAAGAAAAAGAAAAGAACAAATCCCGAGAGAAAGAGATTAAACAGGCAAACAAAGAGGGGGCGTTAGATACTAAGCGTGAGCCTCATCTGTTCGTTCTCGATTTTCATGGCAGCATCGACGCCAAAGAAGTGAAATCATTGCGTGAAGAGATTACCGCCATTCTTGCTGTCGCGCGTGAAGGGGATGAAGTTTTACTTCGTCTTGAGTCAGGTGGTGGCATGGTACACGGGTACGGGTTAGCGTCTTCACAGCTTGATCGCATTAAAGCGGCTGGCTTGCCGTTAACGATTGCTGTGGACAAAGTGGCGGCAAGTGGCGGATACATGATGGCGTGTGTCGCAGACAAAATTGTTTCTGCGCCGTTTGCTATTGTTGGCTCAATTGGTGTGATTGCACAAATTCCAAACTTCAATAAACTATTGAAAAAACACGATATTGATTACGAGCAACTGACGGCGGGTGAGTATAAGCGAACGCTTACTATGTTTGGTGAAAACACCGATAAAGCCCGTGATAAGTTCAAGCAAGAGCTGGAAGAAACTCATGGTTTGTTCAAAGACTTTATTCGTGATCGTCGCCCAAGCCTGGAACTAGAAAAAGTAGCAACGGGTGAACACTGGTTTGGTATCCAAGCGAAAGAGCGTGGTCTGGTTGATGAAATCGGTACATCTGATGATCTTGTTGTTGCTGCATGCAAAGATAAAACAGTACTGGCTGTTCACTACGTACCTAAGAAAAAACTGGCAGATAAGCTGGTTGGCGTTGCAGGTAAAGTTGCAGATAGCGTGATATTAAAACTGGCTGAGCGTGGTCAAAAGCCGATTGTGTAA
- the cmk gene encoding (d)CMP kinase, translated as MSSQTPVVTVDGPSGAGKGTLCMLLAEKLGFQLLDSGAIYRVLALAAIHHGVDTESEDALVPLATHLDVQFIAEGDLVKVILEGEDVSGELRKEETGMAASKVAALPRVREALLRRQRAFETAPGLVADGRDMGTVVFPHAQAKIFLDASAEERANRRLKQLQDKGLDVKFADLLSEIQERDDRDRNRPVAPLRPAEDALVLDSTSMSIDEVVEKALQYIESKLVG; from the coding sequence ATGTCCTCTCAAACTCCGGTTGTAACCGTAGATGGACCTAGTGGTGCAGGTAAAGGCACTCTGTGTATGTTGCTGGCGGAAAAGCTGGGTTTCCAGCTCTTAGATTCTGGCGCAATTTATCGAGTACTTGCACTTGCTGCGATTCACCATGGTGTTGACACCGAGTCTGAAGATGCGCTTGTCCCACTGGCTACACACCTAGACGTTCAGTTTATTGCTGAAGGTGACCTTGTTAAGGTTATCCTGGAAGGCGAAGACGTATCTGGTGAACTCCGTAAAGAAGAAACCGGCATGGCAGCATCTAAAGTCGCAGCGCTACCACGTGTTCGGGAAGCATTATTACGTCGTCAGCGTGCATTTGAAACCGCTCCGGGTCTGGTTGCTGATGGTCGTGATATGGGGACCGTTGTTTTCCCGCATGCACAAGCAAAAATCTTTCTTGATGCGAGCGCAGAAGAGCGTGCAAATAGACGCCTTAAACAGTTGCAAGATAAAGGGTTAGATGTTAAATTTGCTGACCTTTTAAGCGAGATCCAAGAGCGTGACGATCGCGATCGTAACCGCCCAGTGGCGCCATTACGCCCTGCAGAGGATGCGCTTGTGCTAGATTCTACGTCGATGTCTATCGACGAAGTGGTAGAAAAGGCACTACAATATATCGAATCGAAGCTGGTTGGGTAA
- a CDS encoding error-prone DNA polymerase: MSYAELFCQSNFSFLTGASHAEELVLQAAFYRYQAIAITDECSVAGVVKAYTTIKQNKLDIKQIVGSMFWLNDECQIVLLCPCRQAYAELCRIITNARRRSEKGSYQLSEWDLMSIRHCLVLWLPTHQNSDRYWGRWLQQHHANRLWVAIQRHLGGGDAAYSEHCEKLAHEFQLPITACGGVLMHSVERLPLQHVLTAVKHGCSVEKLGFERISNAERALRPLGKLSRVYKPEWIAESKHIADLCEFSLGELKYEYPAELIPDGYTPDSYLRMLVERGKKRRFPDGVPEDIQQTIENELALIKDLEYHYYFLTIHDIVMFAKKQSILYQGRGSAANSVVCYCLEITSVDPRQISVLFERFISKERDEPPDIDVDFEHERREEVIQYIYKKYGRERAALAATVISYRFKSAVREVGKALGIEETQLDFFIKNVNRRDRSQGWQAQIVELGLHPESLKGQQFIQLVNEIIGFPRHLSQHVGGFVISSGPLYELVPVENASMQDRTIIQWDKDDLESLKLLKVDVLALGMLNAIRKCFQLVEKHHQRSLSIAEITRLQDDPDVYRMIQKADTVGVFQIESRAQMSMLPRLKPACYYDLVIQIAIVRPGPIQGDMVHPFLKRRNGDEPVSYPSKEVESVLARTMGVPIFQEQVIKLAMVAAGFSGGEADQLRRAMAAWKKNGDLARFKPKLIDGMRERGYDLEFAERIFEQICGFGEYGFPESHSASFAVLAYCSSWLKYYYPAEFYTALLNSQPMGFYSPSQLVQDARRHGIEVLPVCVNHSLCQHHLTKRPNGRLGVQLGFRLVKGFSEENAIRLVERRPEKGYRSIQEVKQILRSRRDIELLASANAFQILSGNRYSARWAAMDSLSDLPLFHDIQEPADSYQTQPSEYENLIEDYASTGLSLSRHPITLLEQAGKLPRFTRMKELVNKEHKSLVTVAGLVTGRQSPGTAAGVTFITLEDDTGNINVVVWGATARAQKQAYLTSKVMMVKGILEREGDVTHVIAGKLIDCTHHLSDLQSKSRDFH, translated from the coding sequence ATGAGCTACGCAGAGCTGTTTTGTCAGTCCAATTTTTCTTTTCTTACCGGAGCTTCTCATGCGGAAGAGCTGGTATTGCAAGCTGCTTTTTATCGCTACCAGGCCATTGCGATCACTGATGAATGTTCCGTCGCTGGCGTGGTCAAAGCGTACACTACGATCAAACAGAATAAACTCGACATCAAACAAATTGTTGGCAGCATGTTTTGGCTCAACGATGAATGCCAGATCGTCTTGCTGTGCCCATGCCGTCAAGCCTACGCAGAGCTGTGTCGTATCATTACTAACGCAAGGCGACGCAGTGAAAAAGGCAGCTATCAACTCTCTGAATGGGATTTAATGTCAATTCGACATTGCCTCGTTCTGTGGCTACCTACTCATCAAAACAGTGACCGCTACTGGGGGCGCTGGTTACAGCAACACCACGCAAACCGCCTATGGGTTGCAATTCAGCGTCATCTCGGTGGCGGTGATGCTGCGTATAGCGAGCATTGTGAAAAGCTCGCTCATGAGTTCCAGTTACCCATCACCGCTTGTGGCGGCGTACTGATGCATTCGGTCGAGCGCTTGCCGTTACAGCACGTGCTAACCGCAGTAAAACACGGCTGTAGCGTAGAGAAACTAGGTTTTGAACGAATCTCCAACGCCGAGCGTGCTTTACGGCCACTGGGCAAACTCTCTCGTGTTTACAAACCGGAATGGATTGCAGAGAGCAAGCACATCGCTGATTTATGTGAATTTAGTCTGGGTGAGCTGAAATACGAATACCCTGCTGAGTTGATCCCTGACGGTTACACACCTGACTCCTACCTCCGCATGTTAGTTGAACGTGGCAAGAAAAGACGATTTCCTGATGGTGTGCCAGAGGATATTCAGCAAACGATTGAGAACGAACTCGCCCTGATAAAGGATCTGGAATACCACTATTACTTCTTAACCATTCACGACATTGTGATGTTCGCGAAAAAGCAAAGCATTCTCTATCAAGGACGAGGCTCGGCGGCCAACTCTGTCGTGTGTTATTGCCTGGAAATCACCTCCGTTGACCCGAGACAAATATCGGTGCTGTTCGAACGCTTCATCAGTAAAGAGCGAGATGAGCCGCCAGATATTGATGTCGACTTTGAGCACGAACGCCGCGAAGAGGTCATTCAGTACATCTACAAAAAATACGGTCGGGAGCGTGCGGCTCTGGCAGCCACGGTGATCAGTTACCGGTTTAAAAGTGCAGTCAGAGAAGTCGGAAAAGCACTCGGGATAGAAGAAACCCAGCTAGATTTTTTCATTAAGAATGTGAATCGCCGCGATCGCAGCCAAGGCTGGCAAGCACAGATTGTCGAGCTCGGATTACACCCTGAATCGCTTAAAGGGCAGCAGTTTATTCAGTTGGTCAACGAGATCATCGGTTTTCCCCGTCACCTCTCTCAACACGTGGGAGGCTTCGTGATCTCGTCTGGTCCGCTGTACGAACTGGTTCCGGTAGAGAATGCTTCCATGCAGGATCGCACTATCATTCAGTGGGACAAAGACGATTTAGAAAGCCTGAAGCTGCTCAAAGTCGATGTGCTCGCATTAGGCATGCTGAATGCGATCAGAAAGTGCTTTCAGCTGGTCGAAAAACACCACCAGCGATCGCTTTCCATTGCCGAGATCACCCGGCTTCAGGATGATCCTGATGTGTATCGTATGATCCAGAAGGCGGACACGGTCGGCGTGTTCCAAATCGAATCCAGAGCACAAATGAGTATGCTTCCCCGCCTTAAGCCTGCTTGTTATTACGACTTAGTGATTCAGATTGCGATTGTGCGTCCGGGGCCGATTCAGGGCGATATGGTTCATCCCTTCCTCAAAAGACGCAATGGCGACGAACCCGTCAGCTACCCGTCAAAAGAAGTGGAAAGTGTATTAGCACGAACCATGGGCGTGCCGATTTTTCAGGAACAGGTGATCAAGCTGGCAATGGTGGCTGCCGGATTCAGTGGTGGTGAGGCAGATCAGCTGCGCCGGGCAATGGCAGCCTGGAAAAAAAATGGTGACCTAGCCAGGTTTAAACCTAAGCTGATCGATGGTATGCGAGAGCGAGGCTACGATTTAGAGTTTGCTGAACGCATCTTCGAGCAAATTTGTGGCTTTGGTGAATACGGTTTCCCAGAAAGTCATTCGGCTTCGTTTGCGGTGCTGGCGTATTGTTCATCCTGGCTGAAATATTACTACCCCGCGGAGTTTTATACGGCTCTGTTGAACAGCCAACCCATGGGCTTTTACAGCCCGTCACAACTGGTGCAAGACGCTCGTCGTCACGGAATTGAGGTTTTACCGGTCTGCGTCAATCATTCACTCTGTCAGCATCATCTGACTAAACGACCAAACGGACGTTTGGGGGTGCAGCTTGGCTTTCGCTTAGTAAAAGGATTCAGTGAGGAGAACGCAATCCGGCTCGTTGAACGACGCCCTGAAAAAGGCTATCGCTCTATTCAGGAAGTAAAACAGATCCTGAGAAGCCGCCGCGATATAGAACTGCTGGCATCCGCAAATGCTTTCCAGATATTATCAGGCAATCGCTACAGTGCCCGCTGGGCTGCCATGGACTCGTTATCGGACTTACCTTTGTTTCATGATATTCAAGAGCCTGCAGACAGCTATCAGACTCAACCTTCTGAGTATGAAAACCTGATTGAAGATTATGCCAGTACAGGGCTTTCTCTCAGCCGGCACCCAATTACTTTACTGGAACAAGCAGGCAAGCTCCCCCGCTTTACCCGTATGAAAGAGTTGGTCAATAAAGAGCATAAATCACTGGTGACTGTTGCAGGGCTGGTCACCGGACGTCAATCTCCTGGTACAGCGGCTGGCGTCACTTTCATTACCCTGGAAGATGACACCGGAAACATTAACGTTGTGGTCTGGGGTGCGACTGCCCGTGCTCAAAAGCAGGCTTATCTCACTTCAAAAGTCATGATGGTAAAGGGAATTTTGGAACGAGAGGGAGACGTTACACATGTGATCGCAGGCAAACTGATTGATTGTACTCATCACCTCTCAGACTTACAGAGCAAGTCACGAGACTTTCACTAA
- a CDS encoding YciK family oxidoreductase: MDYSVSADALKDKVILVTGAGNGIGRQAALSYAKHGATVILLGRNVQNLESIYDEIEAAGYPQAAIIPLDLKGATKQNYIDMAETIEGQFGRLDGLLHNAGVLSTLCPFEQISEDDFDDIMQINVKAEVLMTQALLPAMRKSEAGRIIFTSSTVGHSGRAFWGPYAISKFAVEGMMQILADELSDTPIRVNAINPGATRTRMREKAYPGEDANQLKTPQDLMPLYLHLMDPAVTDVNGQCIDAQPKR; encoded by the coding sequence GTGGACTACTCCGTTTCAGCAGATGCCTTAAAAGATAAAGTCATTCTAGTTACCGGCGCAGGTAATGGTATTGGCCGTCAAGCCGCACTTTCATACGCCAAGCACGGTGCAACGGTAATTTTATTGGGCAGAAACGTTCAAAACCTTGAATCCATTTACGATGAAATTGAAGCTGCCGGTTACCCGCAAGCCGCTATTATTCCTCTTGATTTAAAAGGCGCAACAAAGCAGAACTACATTGATATGGCGGAAACCATAGAAGGTCAATTTGGTCGCCTGGATGGCCTGCTGCATAACGCAGGTGTTCTGAGCACACTTTGCCCGTTCGAACAGATCAGTGAAGACGACTTCGACGACATAATGCAGATCAACGTTAAAGCCGAAGTGCTGATGACTCAGGCACTGCTGCCTGCAATGCGTAAATCTGAAGCCGGTCGGATTATCTTCACATCTTCGACTGTTGGTCACTCTGGTCGAGCGTTCTGGGGTCCGTATGCTATCTCTAAATTTGCAGTAGAAGGCATGATGCAAATCTTGGCTGATGAACTAAGTGATACACCAATCCGTGTCAATGCAATCAACCCGGGAGCAACACGTACTCGAATGCGTGAGAAAGCATACCCGGGTGAAGATGCAAACCAGCTAAAAACGCCGCAGGATCTTATGCCGTTGTATCTGCACCTGATGGATCCGGCAGTAACCGATGTGAACGGTCAGTGTATTGACGCACAACCGAAGCGTTAA